One Primulina huaijiensis isolate GDHJ02 unplaced genomic scaffold, ASM1229523v2 scaffold37775, whole genome shotgun sequence genomic window carries:
- the LOC140968831 gene encoding 4-hydroxy-tetrahydrodipicolinate reductase 2, chloroplastic-like — protein MAFLADTSLNITYAISQLSNLPLPSSFSRLESSVGIRSGHSRKLFVTMSGASVQSVALSHSAVSKNVGIPVMVNGCTGKMGRAVLEAAISAGLDPVPVALGGPDDAGKIVDAGGKQIEVHGHTDREKILASTFDDYPNLIVVDYTVPTAVNENAALYCKVGVPFVIGTTGGDRELLYKTVEDSKVYAVISPQMGKQVVAFLAAIKIMAEQFPGAFSGYKLEVMESHQASKLDISGTAKDVISCFQKLGVSYELDQVLQIRDPKLQTEMVGVPEEHLSGHAFHMYHLSSPDGTVSFEFQHNVCGRSIYAEGTVDAILFLAKKVKSNSDKRIFNMIDVLREGNMR, from the exons ATGGCTTTCCTGGCTGATACCTCGCTAAATATCACCTATGCAATTTCGCAGCTCAGTAATCTACCCCTTCCGTCTTCTTTCTCGCGGCTTGAAAGCTCAGTAGGAATTAGGTCTGGCCACAGTCGAAAGCTTTTCGTGACTATGTCAGGTGCCTCAGTTCAATCTGTGGCATTGTCTCATTCGGCTGTATCAAAAAATGTTGGGATTCCTGTCATG GTGAACGGTTGTACAGGAAAAATGGGAAGGGCTGTTCTTGAGGCAGCTATATCTGCTGGACTTGATCCTGTGCCTGTGGCATTAGGAGGTCCAGATGACGCTGGAAAAATCGTGGATGCCGGTGGAAAACAGATTGAAGTGCATGGTCATACGGATAGAGAAAAGATTCTGGCTTCTACATTTGATGATTACCCGAATTTGATCGTCGTCGACTATACTGTTCCGACTGCTGTTAATG AAAATGCTGCTCTATATTGCAAAGTTGGGGTACCCTTTGTGATAGGAACCACTGGAGGAGACAGGGAACTGCTCTATAAAACTGTGGAGGACTCAAAGGTTTATGCTGTGATCTCACCTCAAATGGGAAAACAG GTGGTAGCATTTCTTGCAGCCATTAAAATTATGGCAGAACAATTTCCTGGAGCATTTTCTGGGTATAAGTTAGAG GTGATGGAGTCCCATCAAGCAAGTAAATTGGACATTTCTGGAACTGCCAAGGATGTTATCTCTTGCTTTCAGAAACTTGGAGTTTCCTACGAACTAGATCAG GTATTGCAAATTCGAGACCCAAAGTTACAAACCGAGATGGTGGGAGTCCCGGAAGAGCATTTATCTGGTCATGCATTTCACATGTATCATCTGTCATCACCTGACGGCAC TGTTTCCTTTGAGTTTCAGCACAATGTTTGTGGTAGATCAATCTATGCAGAAGGTACTGTGGATGCAATTCTTTTTCTTGCCAAGAAG GTTAAATCAAATTCAGACAAGAGGATATTCAACATGATAGACGTTCTGCGGGAGGGTAACATGAGATGA
- the LOC140968762 gene encoding uncharacterized protein isoform X2, with translation MASNSSSSIYIGNIDDRVGERVLYDILIQAGRVVELHIPRDKETGKPKGFAFAEYESEEIAEYAVKLFSGLVTLYKKTLKFGISGQDKPSVSLQIPTSPTVNSPFKPRPHPLPGNHGEFSPQSMGLPTSRHFPEHRSNHGRVPFDVSERHPHPTVYNDGIDYSRSHRFHLSTLDNVSRSRSRRHDLRDY, from the exons ATGGCTAGCAACTCGAGTTCCTCCATATATATTG GAAACATTGATGATAGAGTGGGTGAAAGGGTACTGTATGATATTCTCATTCAAGCTGGCCGTGTTGTGGAGTTGCATATCCCCCGAGACAAGGAAACTGGCAAGCCAAAAGGCTTTGCATTTGCTGAATATGAGTCAGAAGAGATTGCAGAGTATGCTGTCAAGCTTTTCTCCGGTCTAGTGACACTCTACAAGAAAACATTGAAGTTTGGG ATTTCTGGCCAAGACAAGCCATCTGTGAGTTTACAAATACCGACGTCACCCACTGTTAATTCTCCTTTCAAACCGAGGCCACATCCTCTACCAGGTAATCATGGGGAATTCTCACCACAATCTATGGGATTACCAACATCACGCCATTTTCCGGAGCACAGAAGTAATCATGGGCGAG TTCCCTTTGATGTATCTGAACGCCACCCCCACCCAACCGTGTACAACGATGGTATCGATTACAGCCGCAGCCACAGATTTCATTTATCCACGTTGGATAACGTCAGTCGTTCTAGGTCACGACGACATGATTTGCGTGACTATTAA
- the LOC140968762 gene encoding uncharacterized protein isoform X1, whose product MDIFACPGNIDDRVGERVLYDILIQAGRVVELHIPRDKETGKPKGFAFAEYESEEIAEYAVKLFSGLVTLYKKTLKFGISGQDKPSVSLQIPTSPTVNSPFKPRPHPLPGNHGEFSPQSMGLPTSRHFPEHRSNHGRVPFDVSERHPHPTVYNDGIDYSRSHRFHLSTLDNVSRSRSRRHDLRDY is encoded by the exons ATGGATATATT TGCTTGTCCAGGAAACATTGATGATAGAGTGGGTGAAAGGGTACTGTATGATATTCTCATTCAAGCTGGCCGTGTTGTGGAGTTGCATATCCCCCGAGACAAGGAAACTGGCAAGCCAAAAGGCTTTGCATTTGCTGAATATGAGTCAGAAGAGATTGCAGAGTATGCTGTCAAGCTTTTCTCCGGTCTAGTGACACTCTACAAGAAAACATTGAAGTTTGGG ATTTCTGGCCAAGACAAGCCATCTGTGAGTTTACAAATACCGACGTCACCCACTGTTAATTCTCCTTTCAAACCGAGGCCACATCCTCTACCAGGTAATCATGGGGAATTCTCACCACAATCTATGGGATTACCAACATCACGCCATTTTCCGGAGCACAGAAGTAATCATGGGCGAG TTCCCTTTGATGTATCTGAACGCCACCCCCACCCAACCGTGTACAACGATGGTATCGATTACAGCCGCAGCCACAGATTTCATTTATCCACGTTGGATAACGTCAGTCGTTCTAGGTCACGACGACATGATTTGCGTGACTATTAA